Below is a genomic region from Caulobacter rhizosphaerae.
ATGGCGACGCCCAGGGTGCCGGTCTCGCCGATCGGGATCAGGCTGGAGACATAGCCGCTGCGATAGCCGCCGGTGCCGACGCTGACGCCCATCTCGCCATGGACCTGGCGCTTGCCGTCCTTGTCTAGCGGATAGCCGTTCACGTCGAGCTCGGCGCGCGGCGCATAATGAAGCGGATCGCCCTGGACCGGCGGCGCGTCGGCCATCCAGGCCGACAGCGGGTCGACGGCGGCCGGCTTGGCGCGTTCGGCCGCGTCACGGGCCTGGGCGTCGGCCTTGGCCTTCTCCAGTTCGGCCTCGGTCGGCGGCCGGGTGGCGCGGGCGGCGGCGGTGGTCACCACCTCGTCGTCGGCCGAGCGGGCGAACGCGGCGGCGGGCAGGGCCAGCGGCCCCATCAGAGGCAGGGCGATCAGGGCGGCGAGGGCGATGCGGGACGCGAACATGGACGAAACCTCCGACCCCGCCACACTGGGCTCGATCTGTAACCGAATTAGGGCCTGAATGTATCGGCCAGGCAAGGTCTAGCTGGGGGCGCGAGCAGGGGCGGCTCGTAGCGACCGCGCTTTGACGTCGCCGCGGTCTGGCGGTGGAAGCGTTCAATGTCAGCTATGGTTTCCGGTCCTTGCTTTCGCCGGTGAACGACGACCGCTCTACGTCCAATGTTAGCCGTTAGCGAGCTCGCTGAGCATGGCTTCGAGTTGGTCGCGGGCTTGTTCATCGACGAAGCCGAGCAACAGCGCTGCAGCCGCCGCCTTGGCCCGCGCGCCCAGGTCCTGATCGACGATCTCGCCCGCTGTCCAGAAGGATAGTGCGCCGCGGAAGGTGAGCGCGAGCTGATCGGGCAGAGTCATCCGCGCGAGGACCGTCATCCTCGGCGCCAGCCCTTCGCCGTGACCCAGCGCCTCGGCCCACAGCGCTCGCGAAAGGGCCCACACGCCGCCAGATTCGCCGCTCGGGGCGCCCAGCGCGGCCATCACCGCTCGGTTGACCGCCGGGCTGTCCAGCATCACCGCTGCAGCGATGCCGACCGTCGCGAGAACTCGCGCCGCGGCATCGCCAGGCGGCGTGTTGCTGGCGAACCGCGCATGCATCGTCTCGATCCGCTGCGCAGATAGGGCATGCAGGATTGCGCCCTTGGCGCCGAAGAGATTGAACGGGGTCGCGAAGCTGACGCCCGCCTCCACGGCCAACTCGCGCATGGAGAACTCGGGCCGCCCCCTGCCGAGCAGACGTTCGGCGGCCTGGAGCACGCGCTCACGGGTGGTCGGGCCAGGAGATGGCGGATCGATCTTGGCGGAGGGCATCGAGGGATTATATCATGATATAATGTGCAGGCCTTCCTAGGAGCTATCATGACCCGCGAATCGCTGAAAACCTTTCTCATCACAGGCGTGAGTTCCGGGCTCGGTCGTGCGTTCGCCGCCGGGGCGCTCGCGGCCGGCCACCGCGTGATCGGGACCGTACGCCGGGTCGAGGATGTGGAACGTTTCGCCGTTGTCGCGCCCGGACGCGCGCACCCGCTGCTGCTCGACGTGACCGATTACCTCGCCATCCCGGAAGCCGTCGCCCGAGCCGAGGCGGCAGCTGGCCCTGTGGACGTCCTGGTCAATAATGCCGGCTACGGTCACGAGGGCGTGCTCGAAGAGTCGTCGACAGACGACCTTCAGCGCCAGTTCGCGGCCAACGTCTTCGGCCCCGTGGCGATGATCAAGGCGGTGTTGCCTGGCATGCGCGCTCGTCGCCGCGGCCACATCGTCAACGTGACCTCGATGGGCGGCTTCATCACCATGCCCGGGATCAGCTTCTACTGCGGCAGCAAGTTCGCGCTCGAAGGCATCTCAGAGGCGCTCGGCAAGGAGGTAGCGGGGTTCGGCGTTCGCGTCACCGCGCTCGCGCCCGGCCAATTCCGCACTGACTGGGCCGGCCGCTCAATGGACCGAACGCCCCGCAGCATCGACGATTACGATGGGGTCATGGACCCTATCCGCGGCGCTCGCCAGGCGAAGAGCGGCAAGCAGCCAGGCGACCCCGCCAAGGCCGCCCTGGCGCTGCTCGCGCTCGTCGAGGCGGAAAATCCACCCGTGCGCCTGTTCCTGGGCGAGGATGCCCTCGGGCTGGTCGAGCAGAAGCTGCACGCGATGCGAACGGAGATGTCGGCGTGGGAGGCGCTCTCCCGTTCAACCAGCTTCCGGGCGTGAGGGAGCCGGCGAGGCAGACAGTCTGTTACCGGCCTACTCCGGCCATTGATCTTCGCCTTGTCCAACGTCTCAGATGGGTCGAAAGCAGCCTCGGAATTACAAAGCCTCAAGGGCAACTTCCAGCGCGGCCATGTCCGGCGGCAGGGGGGTCTCGAACCGCAGGGTTTCGCCGGTGATCGGGTGGACGAAGCCCAGCACGGCGGCGTGCAGGGCCTGGCGGGAGAAGCCGATCTCGCTGAGCGCCGCCTTGACCGGCGCGGCCGGGGCGCCGGCGCCATAGACCGGGTCGCCCAGGCAGGGGTTGCCCTTGCTGGCCAGGTGCACGCGGATCTGGTGGGTGCGGCCGGTCTCCAGCCGGCAGGCGACGCGAGCGGCCAGGGGCCTGGCGCCGCCGAACGTCTTCTCCACCCGATAGTGGGTGATCGCCTCGCGGCCGCCGGACTTCAGCACCGCCATCTTCTTGCGGTCGCCGGGCGAGCGGCCCAGCTGGGTGGTGATCGTGGCGGCGGGCGGCTGCGGCGCGCCGCGGACCAGGGCCAGGTACATGCGGTCGATGTCGTGCCGGGCGAACAGGGCCGACAGCCCCTGGTGGGCGGCGTCGGTCTTGGCCGCCACCATCACCCCCGAGGTCTCCTTGTCCAGCCGGTGGACGATGCCGGGCCGCGCCACCCCGCCGATCCCCGACAGGCTGGCCCCGCAGTGGAACAGCAGGGCGTTGACCAGGGTGCCGGTCTCGCAGCCGGGGGCCGGATGGGCGGCCATGCCGGGCGGCTTGTCGATGACGATCAGGTGGGCGTCTTCGTAGAGCACGGCCAGGGGGATGGCCTCGGGCTCGGGCTCCGCCGCGATCGGCGGCGGGACCAGCACCGTGTAGACCCCGGCCGGCGCCTTGGCCTTGCCGTCGGCCATCGGGCGCGGCGCGGCCCCCTCGACGACCAGCGACACCTGGCCGGCCGCGATCAGGGCCTGCAGCCGGGCGCGCGACAGGTCCGGGGCGGCGGTCGCCAAGGCCTTGTCCAGCCGCTGGCCGGCCAGGTCCGGACCCAGCGCGATCCGCACCACCTCGCCGCCGCCGGCGCCCGCCTCGGAGACGTCCAGGTCGTCGGCCTCGTCGTCGACGAGCGGCGGTATCGGGTCGGGCGGCGGGATCAAGGCGTGTTCATGGCTCCGTCATGGGTCTGTCGTATCGCGGACACCGCCTGCGCCTAACGGCTCCGGTTCTTGTCTTGCGTCCGAAGGGGATAGTCGATGCGCGTGTTCCGCACCACCTTGCTCATGACCGCCGTCAGCGGCCTAGCGCTCTGCGCCGGCGCGGCCCATGCCGCCGAGCCCGGCGCTCCGGCCGCGGAGCCGGTCGACGGACAGGTCGAGGAACTGATCGTCACCGCCCAGAAGCGCGAGCAGAAGGCGCTGGACGTGCCGATCGCCCTGACGGCCTATTCGGGCGCCATGCTTGAGCGGCTGGGCGTGCAGGAGTTCGACAAGCTGTCGGCCTTTGTCCCCGGCTTCCAGGTCCAGAACCAGTCGCCCAACAACCCCGGCTTCGTGATGCGCGGCATCACCTCCGACAGCGGCGAGGCCACGGTCGAGCCGCGGGTCTCGGTGTTCCAGGACGGCGTGTCGATCTCCAAGTCGCGCGGTTCATATGTCGAGCTGTTCGACGTTCGGCGCATTGAGGTGGCCAAGGGCCCGCAATCGACCCTGTTCGGGCGAGGCGCGATGATCGGGGCGGTCAACATCATCCAGAACAAGGCCGATCCCAAGGCCCTGGACTGGCGGGCCGGCGCCGAGCTGGGCGATCACGGCTACGGCCTGTTCGAGGGCATGGCCAACGTGCCGCTGAGCGACACCTTCGCCCTCCGCCTGGCCGGCCGCTACAAGGAGCGCGACGGCGCCATCGAGAACGTGCTGGGCGGCCGCAACCTCGGCTCGACCGACACCGGCGCCCTGCGCCTGTCGGCCCACTGGTCGCCGACCGCCAGGCTCGACGCCGACCTGATCCTCAACTACGAGGCCGACCATCCGACCGGCACGGCGTTCAAGTCCAACAGCTACAACCCGACCAACATCGCCACCGGCCAGGCCCTGGGCGATCGCGACCCCAACAGCCCGGCCGGCCTGTCCAGCGGCTACGGCTTCGAGGGCGGCGCGCCCCTGGGCCTCAAGCGCTTCGTGCAGGGCGCGACGGCCCTGGTCGACTACCGCTTCAACGACGCCTGGACCCTGTCGTCGATCACCGCCGCCCGCCACTTCGCCAGCGACGAGGTGTTCGACCCGGACGGCTTCTCGCTGCCGATGTTCGTGTTCGCCGAGGACGCGCGCGGCCGGCAGTACAGCCAGGAACTGCGCCTGAACTACGACGACGGCGGCAAGGTCAGCTGGTTCGGCGGCGTCAGCTATTTCGACGAGCAGGCCCGGACCCGCGTGCCGCTGCAGTTCGACGAGCGCTACGCCCTGGCCCTGCTGACCGGCCAGCTGAACAAGCCCAATCCGCAGCCGACGGCGGTGCTGACCAACACCGCCTTCCTGTCGGCCCTGGTCACCGGCCTGACCGGCGGCGCGGCGACCGGCGCGGTCGCCCAGGGCATCGCCAGCAATCTGGGCGTCCACACCGAGCAGTTCACCAACTATGGCGCGACCAAGTCGTGGGACGTCTATGGCGACGCCACCTGGCATGTGACCGACCGCTTCGAGCTGTCGGCCGGCCTGCGCTACACCAATGACGACAAGTCCAGCGGCGTCGCCTCGCAGGTCAGCCAGCGCTCGATCCTGGGCGGGACGATCGGCGCGCTGAGCCAGGCGCCGGCGACGCGCCAGGCGATCCTCGGGGCCCTGGCGGTTCCGGGCGCGGCCAACATCCCGACCTCGGCGGCCTATCCGGTCCCGATGTTCGGCCTGTTCGCCCAGCCGACCACCGGCAACGGCCAGGTCTCGACCCAGGACTTCACCGACGACGGCCTGACCTGGCGCCTGGTCGGCCGCTACGAGGTGACGCCCGACGCCAGCCTCTACGCGTCGTACGCCCGCGGCCGCCGACCCAAGGTGCTGTCCTCGGCCGCGCCCAGCGCGCCGATGTCGCCGGGCAAGTTCACGCCGGTGGCGGCCGAGACCGTCGACAGCTACGAGGCCGGCGCCAAGAGCCGCCTGCTGGACGGACGGCTCAATGTGGAGGGCGCCGTCTACTTCTACAGCTACGACAACTTCCAGACCAATGTGCGCGAAGGCGCCCAGATCATCACCACCAACGCCGGCAAGGCCGAGAGCTACGGCTTCGAGGGCCAGGCCACCTGGCAGGCCGCCAGCTTCGCCGAGGTGTTCGCGACCTACGGCTACAACCACGGACGCTTCAAGGCCGGCATCCGCGACGGCAACCGCTTCCGCCTGTCGCCGGACCACAAGGTCTCGCTGGGCGCCAGCCTGCATGCGGACCTGCTGAACGGCCGCTTCACCTTCACGCCGATCTACGCCTGGCAGTCCAAGACCTTCTTCGACGACGACAACGACATCCCGGCCCTGCAGCAGCACAACCTGCTCCCCGACCTGGTGCAGGATGAGTTCCAGAACAGCTACGGCCTGCTGGACCTGCGCCTGGAATACCAGCCGTCGTTCGCCCGCTGGAAGGTCGGGGCCTTCGTCACCAACGCCACCGACGAGAAGTACATCAAGGACGCCGGCAATACGGGCGACAGCTTCGGCATCCCGACCTTCATCGCCGGCAATCCGCGCTATTACGGCGTGACGTTCTCGCTCCGGCGATAGGCGGCCGCTCGCCGTCGGGGACAGGCGCGGCGCCTGTCCTCGACGGCCCGGCTGGACAGACATCATCATTCCGCTGTTGTCTCTGCGGCGACGCGCGAGACGACCAAGCGGCGCCCTCGGGGAGTTGAGCATGACCATCGACAGACGCAGGGCCCTGGCCCTTTTCGGCCTGGGCGGCGCGAGCGCGGCCGGCGAGGCGATGGCGGCGGCCCCGCGGGGCCTGTTCGCCGGCCGGGCCGCCTTCCTGCACGGCGTGGCCTCGGGCGATCCGCTGGAGGACCGGGTGGTGCTGTGGACTCGGATCACGGCCGAGGCCACGACCGCGCCGATCGCCGTGCGCTGGGACGTGGCGACCGATCCCGGCTTCAAGGCCATCGTCCGCCAGGGCCAGGCCACCGCCGTCGCGGCCCGGGACTATACGGTCAAGGTCGACGTCACGGGCCTGAAGCCGGCGACCGACTACTTCTACCGCTTCCGATATGTCCGGAAGGGCAAGCCGTTCGGCAAGGCCGTGGGCGGCCGCACGCGCACCCTGCCCAAGGGCCAGGTCCGGGACGTCGTCCTGGCCGTGGTCTCGTGCGCCCTCTACCCCAACGGCTATTTCAACGCCTATGACGCCATCGCCAAGCTGCCGCGCGTCGACGCCGTGTTGCACCTGGGGGACTACATCTACGAGTACGGCGCCGCGCCCGGCGACTACGGCATGGACTCGCCGACCGCCAAGACCCGCGCGCCCGATCCGCCGCGCGAACTGCTCAGCCTGGCCGACTACCGCCGCCGCCACGCCCTCTACAAGACCGACCCCGCCCAGCAGGCCGCCCACGCCCGCGCGCCCTGGATCGTGGTCTGGGACGACCACGAGACCGCCGACAACAGCTGGATCGGCGGGGCCGAGAACCACCAGCCCGCCACCGAGGGCGACTGGGCCAAGCGCAAGGCGGCCGGGATCAAGGCCTATTACGAGTGGATGCCGATCCGCGAGCCGGCGGCCGGGACCCTGCCAGAGGCGTGCTGGCGGCGCTTCCAGTTCGGCGACGTCGCCACCCTGCTGATGACCGAGACCCGGCTGACGGCCCGCACCCACCAGCTGGACTATGGTCGCGACCTGGCCGGGGCGGACGGCAAGCCCGACATGGCCGCCTTCGCCGCCAAGCTCAACGACCCCGACCGGCGGATGATTGGCCAGGGCCAGGAGCAATGGCTGGCCCGCGAGATCGACGCCTCGATGAAGGCCGGCACGGCCTGGCAGGTGCTGGGCAACCAGGTGGTGATGGCCCGGGTGGTCCCGCCCGACCTGAAGGCGACCATGGGCGAAGCGGCCTACGCCGCCCTGCTGTCCAAGCTGCCCGACTACGTCGCCAAGCCGGTGGAGGAGAGCCGGGGCCTGTCCCAGGCCGGCCTGCCCGGCAATCTGGACGCCTGGGACGGCTATCCGGCCGACCGGGCCCGGGTCCACGACATCTTCAAGGCCTACAAGGCCCGGCCCATCGTGCTGTCGGGCGACAGCCACGCCTTCTGGGTCAACGAACTGTGGGACGACGCCGGCGCCGCGCGGGTGGCGGCCGAGTTCGGGGTCACCTCGGTGACCTCGCCCGGCTATGGCGACTACCTGCCCGGCGTTCCGCTCGACACGGCCTATGCAGCCCGCAACAAGGAGGTGAAGTTCACCGACCAGGCCGCCAAGGGCTTCCTGCTGCTGACCCTCGAGCACGGCAAGGCGACGGGCGAGCTGGTCGCGGTGTCGACGATCCTCGATCCCCAGTACCAGACGCGGGTGCTGAAGCGGTTCGTCGTGACGCCAGGCGACGGCGGCGGGGTCAAGGCGCTGGCGGCGGGGTGATTTTCAGTCCGCTCATCCTGGCATTCGCCGGGATGAGCGGATCTATTTGATATCTCCGGTCTCGCCCTCAGCCGATCCGCATGGACAGCTCGACGTCCTCGGCGAACGGCGTGGACAGGTAGCCCGACGCCGGAGAGCGCACGCGCGCCAGGTAGTCGGGACTGTAGTCGGCGTTGTCGGCGACGATCAGGGCGCCCGGCCGCAGGCGGCTTTCCACCAGGCCGAGGATGTCGGGATACAGCGCCTTAGCGCCGTCCAGCAGCAGCAGGTCGATGGTCTCGGGCAGGTCGACGCTCAGCGTCTGCAAGGCGTCGCCCTGGCGGATCTCGACCAGGTCGATCAGGCCGCCGGCCATCAGGTTGCCCCGGGCCCGCTCGATCTTGGACGGCTCGAACTCGCTGGTGATCAGCACGCCGCCGCCGTTGTCGCGCAGGGCCGCGGCCAGGTAGAGGGTCGAGATTCCGAACGAGGTC
It encodes:
- a CDS encoding alkaline phosphatase D family protein, whose protein sequence is MTIDRRRALALFGLGGASAAGEAMAAAPRGLFAGRAAFLHGVASGDPLEDRVVLWTRITAEATTAPIAVRWDVATDPGFKAIVRQGQATAVAARDYTVKVDVTGLKPATDYFYRFRYVRKGKPFGKAVGGRTRTLPKGQVRDVVLAVVSCALYPNGYFNAYDAIAKLPRVDAVLHLGDYIYEYGAAPGDYGMDSPTAKTRAPDPPRELLSLADYRRRHALYKTDPAQQAAHARAPWIVVWDDHETADNSWIGGAENHQPATEGDWAKRKAAGIKAYYEWMPIREPAAGTLPEACWRRFQFGDVATLLMTETRLTARTHQLDYGRDLAGADGKPDMAAFAAKLNDPDRRMIGQGQEQWLAREIDASMKAGTAWQVLGNQVVMARVVPPDLKATMGEAAYAALLSKLPDYVAKPVEESRGLSQAGLPGNLDAWDGYPADRARVHDIFKAYKARPIVLSGDSHAFWVNELWDDAGAARVAAEFGVTSVTSPGYGDYLPGVPLDTAYAARNKEVKFTDQAAKGFLLLTLEHGKATGELVAVSTILDPQYQTRVLKRFVVTPGDGGGVKALAAG
- a CDS encoding O-methyltransferase, whose translation is MNTLTTAPVAPLLDRLFEEADAASPMSSPLAAALSVEQHRRLMQSKTDYLDFYSQMKDFPLAVSRETGLLLYMLARSGGARTIVEFGTSFGISTLYLAAALRDNGGGVLITSEFEPSKIERARGNLMAGGLIDLVEIRQGDALQTLSVDLPETIDLLLLDGAKALYPDILGLVESRLRPGALIVADNADYSPDYLARVRSPASGYLSTPFAEDVELSMRIG
- a CDS encoding TetR/AcrR family transcriptional regulator, whose translation is MPSAKIDPPSPGPTTRERVLQAAERLLGRGRPEFSMRELAVEAGVSFATPFNLFGAKGAILHALSAQRIETMHARFASNTPPGDAAARVLATVGIAAAVMLDSPAVNRAVMAALGAPSGESGGVWALSRALWAEALGHGEGLAPRMTVLARMTLPDQLALTFRGALSFWTAGEIVDQDLGARAKAAAAALLLGFVDEQARDQLEAMLSELANG
- a CDS encoding RluA family pseudouridine synthase is translated as MIPPPDPIPPLVDDEADDLDVSEAGAGGGEVVRIALGPDLAGQRLDKALATAAPDLSRARLQALIAAGQVSLVVEGAAPRPMADGKAKAPAGVYTVLVPPPIAAEPEPEAIPLAVLYEDAHLIVIDKPPGMAAHPAPGCETGTLVNALLFHCGASLSGIGGVARPGIVHRLDKETSGVMVAAKTDAAHQGLSALFARHDIDRMYLALVRGAPQPPAATITTQLGRSPGDRKKMAVLKSGGREAITHYRVEKTFGGARPLAARVACRLETGRTHQIRVHLASKGNPCLGDPVYGAGAPAAPVKAALSEIGFSRQALHAAVLGFVHPITGETLRFETPLPPDMAALEVALEAL
- a CDS encoding TonB-dependent receptor → MRVFRTTLLMTAVSGLALCAGAAHAAEPGAPAAEPVDGQVEELIVTAQKREQKALDVPIALTAYSGAMLERLGVQEFDKLSAFVPGFQVQNQSPNNPGFVMRGITSDSGEATVEPRVSVFQDGVSISKSRGSYVELFDVRRIEVAKGPQSTLFGRGAMIGAVNIIQNKADPKALDWRAGAELGDHGYGLFEGMANVPLSDTFALRLAGRYKERDGAIENVLGGRNLGSTDTGALRLSAHWSPTARLDADLILNYEADHPTGTAFKSNSYNPTNIATGQALGDRDPNSPAGLSSGYGFEGGAPLGLKRFVQGATALVDYRFNDAWTLSSITAARHFASDEVFDPDGFSLPMFVFAEDARGRQYSQELRLNYDDGGKVSWFGGVSYFDEQARTRVPLQFDERYALALLTGQLNKPNPQPTAVLTNTAFLSALVTGLTGGAATGAVAQGIASNLGVHTEQFTNYGATKSWDVYGDATWHVTDRFELSAGLRYTNDDKSSGVASQVSQRSILGGTIGALSQAPATRQAILGALAVPGAANIPTSAAYPVPMFGLFAQPTTGNGQVSTQDFTDDGLTWRLVGRYEVTPDASLYASYARGRRPKVLSSAAPSAPMSPGKFTPVAAETVDSYEAGAKSRLLDGRLNVEGAVYFYSYDNFQTNVREGAQIITTNAGKAESYGFEGQATWQAASFAEVFATYGYNHGRFKAGIRDGNRFRLSPDHKVSLGASLHADLLNGRFTFTPIYAWQSKTFFDDDNDIPALQQHNLLPDLVQDEFQNSYGLLDLRLEYQPSFARWKVGAFVTNATDEKYIKDAGNTGDSFGIPTFIAGNPRYYGVTFSLRR
- a CDS encoding oxidoreductase — encoded protein: MTRESLKTFLITGVSSGLGRAFAAGALAAGHRVIGTVRRVEDVERFAVVAPGRAHPLLLDVTDYLAIPEAVARAEAAAGPVDVLVNNAGYGHEGVLEESSTDDLQRQFAANVFGPVAMIKAVLPGMRARRRGHIVNVTSMGGFITMPGISFYCGSKFALEGISEALGKEVAGFGVRVTALAPGQFRTDWAGRSMDRTPRSIDDYDGVMDPIRGARQAKSGKQPGDPAKAALALLALVEAENPPVRLFLGEDALGLVEQKLHAMRTEMSAWEALSRSTSFRA